Proteins co-encoded in one Melanotaenia boesemani isolate fMelBoe1 chromosome 23, fMelBoe1.pri, whole genome shotgun sequence genomic window:
- the klhl42 gene encoding kelch-like protein 42, whose product MSSDQIIAIVMDDKTYEVNKKKLIEKSDYFRALYSSGMRESTEDMVQLQGLSVPGLELVLEFINTSKVQIVNETLEDLIETASFLQVTSILKLLTSEIRLENCVELYSLSEVYGTHDLRNACLKYMSYYYHPMLRRPEFSSLPSAVIDQVKEMRMKGTATLVAIGDFTCLSLDVPDQDEPWSMLRYGEVEQRWKPLANNLPPDMINVRGYGSAVLDNYLFIVGGYRMTSQEISAVHCYNPCRNEWNQVAPLNQKRSNFKLLAVQGKLYAVGGQCLGTVECYSPEQDWWTCVSSMPDPLAEFSACECQGMIYVMGGYTARDRNTNVLRYCPTSDTWTVFRSCPAHIRKQQMLSVEDTIYLVGGYTHELESGRRQRRPSQTEDVLTVQSYNVTTGEWIQLKENTSKSGLNLTCTLHNDGIYIMSRDVSLPTSLEHRVFLKYNIFSDAWEAFRRFPALGQNMLLCSLYLPNVL is encoded by the exons ATGTCATCTGACCAGATTATCGCTATTGTCATGGATGACAAAACCTACGAGGTTAATAAGAAGAAGCTGATAGAAAAAAGCGACTACTTCCGTGCGCTGTATAGCTCTGGTATGAGAGAGTCCACAGAGGACATGGTACAGTTGCAGGGGCTCAGCGTACCGGGTCTGGAGTTGGTTCTAGAGTTCATCAACACCTCCAAAGTCCAAATAGTCAACGAAACTCTGGAGGATCTCATCGAGACGGCTTCCTTCTTACAGGTCACCTCCATCCTCAAACTCCTGACCTCAGAGATCCGCCTGGAGAACTGCGTGGAGCTGTACAGCCTCTCTGAGGTGTACGGGACTCATGATTTGCGTAATGCATGCCTCAAGTACATGAGCTACTACTATCACCCCATGCTGAGACGGCCTGAGTTCAGCAGTCTGCCCTCTGCTGTTATAGACCAAGTCAAGGAGATGCGCATGAAAGGCACAGCCACCCTGGTAGCAATCGGGGACTTCACCTGTCTGTCCCTTGATGTGCCTGATCAGGATGAACCGTGGTCCATGTTGAGGTATGGAGAGGTGGAGCAGCGCTGGAAGCCGCTGGCAAACAATCTGCCTCCAGATATGATCAACGTCAGAGGATACGGATCTGCTGTCCTTGACAACTACCTCTTCATAGTTGGCGGATACAGGATGACGAGTCAGGAGATTTCTGCTGTGCACTGCTATAACCCCTGCAGGAACGAATGGAACCAGGTGGCTCCCCTCAACCAGAAGAG GTCCAATTTTAAGCTGCTGGCAGTACAAGGGAAGCTGTATGCTGTTGGAGGCCAGTGTCTGGGTACGGTGGAGTGTTATAGCCCAGAACAGGACTGGTGGACCTGTGTTTCTTCTATGCCTGACCCACTGGCTGAGTTCTCAGCCTGTGAGTGCCAGGGTATGATCTATGTCATGGGTGGCTACACTGCAAGAG ACAGGAACACCAATGTCCTCCGCTACTGCCCCACCTCTGACACCTGGACAGTGTTCCGGTCCTGTCCGGCCCACATCCGCAAGCAGCAGATGCTCTCGGTGGAAGATACCATCTACCTGGTGGGGGGCTACACCCATGAGCTGGAATCGGGCCGGCGGCAGCGTCGTCCCAGCCAGACGGAGGATGTTCTGACAGTGCAGTCCTACAATGTCACCACGGGGGAGTGGATCCAGCTGAAGGAGAACACGTCCAAGTCAGGCCTGAACCTGACGTGCACGCTGCACAACGACGGCATCTACATCATGAGCCGGGATGTCAGCTTGCCCACCAGCCTGGAGCACCGCgtctttctgaaatacaacattttttcAGACGCCTGGGAGGCTTTCAGACGCTTCCCGGCTCTGGGACAGAACATGCTGCTCTGTTCTCTTTATCTCCCCAATGTGCTATGA